The proteins below are encoded in one region of Thermothelomyces thermophilus ATCC 42464 chromosome 1, complete sequence:
- a CDS encoding acetate and butyrate kinase-like protein (Acetate and butyrate kinase-like protein): MGTVILAVNAGSSSVKISVYTADQGQSPKQIAEAQVGGLTAPPATLKYELGGETVIDHREVSEEVKGQRDAFSLILDTLVKDHGLPRIKSKDDIGIICHRIVHGGDYTKPQLISESTYHHLEKLNDLAPLHNANSLGIVRLCVKEFPSSRNVACFDSQFHSTIPQHIRTYAINQEIARNNRLRKYGFHGISYSFITRATAEFLGKKPDETNIIAMHLGSGASVCAIKGGKSWDTSMGLTPLSGLPGATRSGSVDPSLVFHYASDVGRLSPNSTKELHISRAEEILNKEAGWKALTGTTNFGVIAAVGPSEDEDGNGADNNNNNNDDDDDEEKKSNDAAKRLAFDLFVDRICGFVGAYYVSLRGQVDALVFAGGIGEKSDRLRAAVVDQAGCLGFVIDRERNDARRLADGTAVVQEVGKEGVTPRVLVCRTDEQFEMARACAQDPAFW; this comes from the exons ATGGGAACGGTCATACTAGCCGTCAATGCCGGCTCCTCGTCGGTGAAGATCTCGGTATACACCGCCGACCAGGGACAATCGCCGAAACAAATCGCAGAGGCCCAAGTGGGCGGTCTCACAGCACCTCCTGCGACTCTCAAGTATGAACTTGGCGGCGAAACCGTTATCGACCACCGCGAGGTGAGCGAGGAGGTGAAGGGCCAGAGAGATGCCTTCAGCCTCATCCTCGACACCCTCGTCAAGGATCACGGGCTGCCCAGGATCAAGAGCAAGGACGACATCGGAATCATCTGCCACCGCATCGTCCACGGCGGCGACTACACCAAGCCACAGCTCATCTCGGAGAGCACGTATCACCACTTGGAGAAGCTCAACGACCTGGCACCCCTGCACAACGCCAACAGCCTGGGCATCGTCCGGCTGTGCGTCAAGGAATTCCCCTCGTCGCGCAACGTCGCCTGCTTCGACAGCCAGTTCCATTCCACCATCCCCCAGCACATCCGCACCTACGCCATCAACCAGGAAATCGCTCGCAACAACCGCCTGCGCAAATACGGCTTCCACGGCATCAGCTACTCCTTCATCACCCGGGCAACGGCCGAGTTCTTGGGCAAGAAGCCGGACGAGACCAACATCATCGCCATGCACCTCGGTTCTGGCGCTAGCGTGTGCGCCATCAAGGGCGGCAAGAGCTGGGATACCAGCATGGGCTTGACCCCTTTGTCCGGCCTGCCAGGAGCGACGAGAAGCGGCAGCGTAGATCCCAG TCTTGTTTTCCACTACGCAAGCGACGTAGGCCGGCTCTCCCCGAACTCGACAAAAGAACTGCACATCTCGCGCGCCGAGGAGATCCTCAACAAGGAAGCCGGCTGGAAGGCGCTAACGGGAACCACCAACTTCGGCGTCATCGCGGCCGTGGGTCCttcggaggacgaggacggcaacggcgccgacaacaacaacaacaacaacgacgacgacgacgacgaggagaagaagagcaACGACGCCGCCAAGCGCCTGGCCTTCGACCTCTTCGTCGACCGCATCTGCGGCTTCGTCGGCGCCTACTACGTCTCTCTGCGCGGGCAGGTCGACGCCCTCGTCTTTGCCGGCGGCATCGGCGAGAAGAGCGACCGGCTGCGGGCGGCCGTGGTCGACCAGGCCGGCTGTCTCGGGTTCGTCATCGACCGGGAACGGAACGACGCCCGCAGGCTTGCGGACGgcaccgccgtcgtccaggAGGTCGGGAAGGAAGGGGTGACGCCGAGGGTGCTGGTCTGTCGGACGGATGAGCAGTTTGAGATGGCGAGGGCATGTGCTCAGGATCCCGCATTCTGGTGA